From the genome of Pelobates fuscus isolate aPelFus1 chromosome 6, aPelFus1.pri, whole genome shotgun sequence, one region includes:
- the ACBD4 gene encoding acyl-CoA-binding domain-containing protein 4 — MLIDQDETEPQRQFNAAVSVIQGLPKNGAYRPSYEEMLRFYSYYKQATVGPCSIPRPGFWDPIGRYKWDAWNRLGDMSQDDAMCAYIKEMKSVAQKIIDTVPLDDKSPDMFEPFRPLYEVIPDMPRPPDTFFKETPEFGNPDDEEPDLGLKEVVCSPSATSQASIPQDEQVWVHSQPDQQGEEIRSDPIGEASNFVPHARDVHSWASSNEDFCDSIEEVGRVQVFEGIDSRIKPHLFQPTSDATTSNEHSRRQKRETLRDTECDVEIVAQSTSESWLVSSGETFDSDMPSGSQIRKEHSPHQLSHQIAATVDALQASIQGISQRLESLEKMLQAQQLEETPHETDKEMKSWISLFIQSRTLFFIFIWPFIVHWLLRRSYRWKR; from the exons atgttgaTAGACCAAGATGAGACGGAACCACAGAGACAATTTAATGCAGCAGTGTCTGTCATCCAGGGCCTGCCTAAAAATG GAGCATATCGTCCATCGTATGAAGAGATGCTTCGATTCTACAGCTACTACAAGCAGGCCACAGTAGGTCCCTGTAGCATTCCACGGCCTGGATTCTGGGATCCTATTGGTCGATATAAGTG GGATGCCTGGAACCGGCTtggagacatgagtcaagatgaTGCCATGTGTGCTTATATCAAAGAGATGAAATCAGTGGCACAAAAG ATTATCGACACAGTGCCTCTGGATGACAAGTCTCCTGATATGTTTGAGCCTTTCCGACCTTTGTATGAAGTTATTCCAGATATGCCTCGTCCTCCAGATACCTTCTTCAAGGAAACCCCTG AGTTTGGAAATCCCGATGACGAGGAACCTGACCTTGGGCTAAAGGAAGTCGTCTGCTCTCCATCTGCAACTTCTCAAGCTTCCATACCTCAAGACGAGCAAGTGTGGGTGCATTCACAGCCAGATCAACAGGGAGAAGAAATACGAAGTGACCCTATAG GAGAGGCTTCCAACTTTGTACCACATGCAAGGGATGTGCATAGCTGGGCATCCAGTAATGAAGATTTCTGCGACAGTATAGAAGAAGTAGGACGTGTACAG GTGTTTGAAGGTATCGATTCCCGGATCAAACCTCACCTTTTTCAACCAACCTCAGACGCCACAACCTCAAATGAGCACAGCAGGAGGCAGAAGCGAGAAACGCTGAGGGATACCGAATGTGATGTAGAGATAG TGGCTCAGTCAACTAGTGAATCCTGGCTTGTGAGCTCTGGAGAAACATTCGATTCAGACATGCCCAGTGGATCACAGATCAGGAAAGAGCATTCACCTCACCAGCTGAGCCACCAGATTGCTGCCACAGTGGACGCCCTGCAAGCATCCATCCAGGGCATCAGTCAGCGTCTTGAAAGTCTGGAAAAGATGCTGCAG GCTCAGCAGTTGGAGGAAACTCCACATGAAACTGACAAAGAGATG